The following proteins are encoded in a genomic region of Galbibacter sp. BG1:
- a CDS encoding RHS repeat domain-containing protein yields the protein MDIINHLKNFKVIITVLLFISNCYSQSFPQVIPPSPESKEFVKYESFEVSKYNGLASISIPLYSINFDGIELPITLQYHASGIKIGQTNGDVGVGWLFSPGYRISRTVNGYPDDETTKPTDYLNKLHSFEYPGPEKDKYLSRFLPTNYLTQPFRGGQSKLDGEYDIFNFNLINEAGSFIISDRINNSITTLNQSNIKFNYFGSQEITGFNATDEIGTNYFFGNFYSMDYENIFELSTSWGNTKTAWALTDIISKNGDRLHFDYDVHSTGGWQYYNRNFSFTEGIPDKIESHYQLTEGESRDYVTFFLKEILGDNVSIKIERNNTNQIEYLKIYGPENEIIKEFRFYYTHGAHVFLDSLVSFDKDGLPIKRYNFEYYHKETPKTNLSHDQWGYYMDSGFFGQAYNHLFHDKFMDDLIFMNNYSEQPLSIILDQGARRDDLTSSSIPSHYSLKKIMYPTGGSSEYIYEHNSFKEGGDVIKGGGIRIKKIIKRDGGNGKLVREFKYGRDENGYGYKTVPINHKLFTNEGVNFLYDYDRPLPQRHITYSTMLQGDLDIGGWLSSNVVYPEVTEYYGELNSSQSNCDCAGKIIYEYDLNYTYSGTNLKNLGEFYSPDDGWEVHYSYFPYSPFYITRYFPSNKPLLKTRLFYKLKDSSNYNLVEKDSFNYSIGYSTFKGLKVRPFATTNDYREYELRYYKTISSFFRYDEYSILSGKVLKNQAINIKYYDDHSVSAITDYGYNSLNLLNKEELTNSLNEKVASKTYYPNDIKSTSSLAGGNLTSTEYAAIDKLKAVRANGSDGLHQTALPVQTETYVNGARMSIQRTTYKDWGNNLVLPEKVLISKGNEALEARLEYIRYDSYGNPTEVKQINGTTITYLWGYGGKYPIAKVENATYVEIAAALGVSVAALEAFNEGNLSQLDNLRELLPKAQVTTYTYEPLVGMRTMTDPRGKTTHYEYDDFNRLKTTKDDNLDLLSDFRYHYKDQ from the coding sequence ATGGACATAATAAATCACTTAAAAAATTTTAAAGTAATAATTACAGTATTACTATTTATATCCAATTGCTATTCTCAAAGTTTTCCACAGGTTATACCGCCATCACCGGAGTCAAAGGAGTTTGTTAAATATGAAAGCTTTGAAGTTTCAAAATATAATGGCCTAGCCTCTATCTCTATCCCCTTATATTCTATTAACTTTGATGGAATAGAACTTCCAATTACATTACAGTATCATGCTTCAGGAATAAAAATAGGACAGACTAATGGAGATGTTGGGGTAGGATGGTTGTTTAGTCCTGGATATAGAATTTCTAGAACTGTAAATGGGTATCCAGATGATGAAACCACAAAGCCAACAGATTACCTGAATAAACTTCATAGTTTTGAATACCCCGGTCCAGAAAAGGATAAATATCTTTCGAGATTTTTGCCAACAAATTATCTTACTCAGCCTTTTAGGGGTGGACAATCTAAACTAGATGGGGAGTACGATATTTTTAATTTTAATCTTATAAATGAAGCAGGCTCTTTTATTATATCTGATAGGATCAATAATTCTATTACAACTTTGAATCAATCAAATATAAAATTTAATTACTTTGGATCTCAGGAAATAACAGGTTTTAATGCTACGGATGAAATAGGAACTAATTACTTCTTCGGAAATTTTTACTCAATGGATTACGAAAATATTTTTGAATTATCAACTTCCTGGGGAAATACTAAAACAGCTTGGGCATTGACTGACATTATATCAAAAAATGGTGATCGACTGCATTTTGATTATGATGTTCATTCAACAGGAGGATGGCAGTACTATAATAGAAACTTCAGTTTTACTGAAGGCATACCTGATAAAATAGAAAGTCATTATCAATTAACAGAAGGTGAAAGTAGGGATTATGTGACATTTTTTCTGAAGGAGATTTTAGGTGATAATGTTTCTATAAAAATTGAAAGGAATAACACAAATCAGATTGAATATCTAAAAATCTATGGTCCAGAAAACGAAATTATAAAAGAGTTTAGATTCTATTATACTCATGGCGCTCATGTTTTTCTAGATTCATTAGTATCTTTTGATAAAGATGGGTTGCCTATAAAAAGGTATAATTTTGAATACTACCATAAGGAAACCCCTAAAACAAACTTAAGCCACGACCAATGGGGGTATTATATGGATAGTGGATTTTTTGGTCAAGCCTACAACCATTTGTTCCACGATAAATTTATGGATGACCTTATTTTTATGAACAATTATTCAGAACAACCCTTAAGTATAATATTGGATCAAGGTGCGCGACGTGATGATTTGACCAGTTCTTCCATACCGTCTCATTATTCTCTAAAAAAAATTATGTACCCTACTGGGGGTAGTTCTGAGTATATTTATGAACATAATAGTTTTAAAGAGGGTGGTGATGTAATTAAAGGTGGTGGCATCCGGATTAAAAAAATTATAAAGAGAGATGGGGGAAATGGTAAATTAGTTAGAGAATTTAAATATGGTCGGGATGAGAATGGTTACGGTTATAAAACTGTTCCAATAAATCATAAACTATTTACAAACGAAGGGGTGAATTTTCTTTATGATTATGATAGACCATTACCCCAAAGACATATTACATATAGTACGATGCTTCAAGGAGATTTAGATATTGGAGGATGGTTGTCTAGCAATGTTGTATACCCCGAAGTAACCGAGTATTATGGCGAACTAAATAGCTCTCAATCAAATTGTGATTGTGCAGGTAAAATTATTTATGAGTATGATTTGAATTACACATATTCAGGAACAAATTTAAAAAACTTAGGAGAATTTTATTCCCCAGATGATGGTTGGGAAGTTCACTATAGTTATTTTCCTTACTCTCCATTTTATATTACTAGATATTTTCCATCTAATAAACCACTTTTAAAAACAAGATTATTTTACAAGTTAAAAGATAGTTCAAATTATAATTTAGTTGAAAAAGATTCATTTAATTATTCAATAGGCTATTCAACTTTTAAGGGGTTGAAAGTAAGGCCTTTTGCCACAACAAATGATTATCGTGAATATGAACTAAGATACTATAAAACTATTTCCTCATTTTTTAGATATGATGAATATTCTATTTTATCAGGCAAGGTTTTGAAGAATCAAGCTATAAACATAAAGTATTATGATGATCATTCAGTATCGGCTATTACAGACTATGGGTATAACAGTTTGAATTTGCTAAATAAAGAAGAACTAACAAACAGCCTAAATGAGAAGGTAGCTTCAAAAACTTATTATCCAAATGATATAAAAAGTACATCTTCATTAGCCGGGGGTAATTTGACATCAACCGAATATGCTGCGATCGATAAATTAAAAGCAGTTAGAGCTAACGGTTCTGATGGTCTTCACCAAACAGCACTTCCCGTCCAAACTGAGACCTATGTGAATGGTGCCCGTATGTCGATTCAACGTACGACCTATAAAGATTGGGGTAACAACTTAGTGCTTCCAGAGAAAGTGTTAATTTCAAAAGGGAACGAGGCTTTGGAGGCTCGGTTAGAGTATATACGATATGATAGTTATGGAAATCCCACAGAGGTAAAACAGATCAATGGAACAACGATCACCTACCTTTGGGGTTATGGAGGCAAATACCCGATAGCGAAGGTCGAGAACGCGACCTATGTGGAGATTGCCGCTGCCCTCGGGGTTTCGGTAGCGGCCTTGGAGGCTTTCAACGAGGGCAACCTATCGCAACTGGACAATTTGCGGGAACTGCTCCCCAAGGCGCAGGTAACCACCTACACCTATGAGCCCTTGGTGGGTATGAGGACCATGACGGACCCCAGGGGCAAGACCACCCATTACGAATACGACGATTTCAATAGGCTGAAAACGACCAAGGACGACAACCTTGACCTTCTTTCCGACTTCAGATACCACTACAAAGACCAATAA
- a CDS encoding IS3 family transposase (programmed frameshift) — protein MNSNNYDQEFKATILELLGTGRTVKSLSDEYGVSQASINRWKRMSKTSGSINTSLGGEENQRIKALEKELKDVKLERDIPKKGGKHLFQERQVIYGFIKDHRGRFPVGKMCKCMRVSKNAYYTWLRTGQGCRPNSGLDGLKERIREVYHGSNRIYGSSRIQKVLERQGVFYSRSYIALLMKKMGLKSILSRKFRVTTTDSGHSFPIAENLLGRDFTSDSLGEKWVSDITYIKIGNGWNYLTTILDLADRKVLSWVLSEDMTVENTVYKAWSLARKRREITDNHLFHSDQGSQYACHRMVSLFYMSPKITQSMSRKGNCWDNAVAESFFKTIKYECIYRHSFKSYLQAYQIIENYIQWYNNVRIHSALDFKTPAEKELELKIKKMYNVA, from the exons ATGAACAGTAACAATTACGACCAAGAATTTAAAGCTACCATTCTAGAGCTGTTGGGTACCGGCAGAACGGTCAAGTCCCTATCGGATGAGTATGGTGTCAGTCAAGCCTCCATTAACAGATGGAAAAGGATGTCAAAAACATCGGGCAGTATAAATACTTCTTTGGGAGGTGAAGAAAACCAGAGGATCAAAGCCTTGGAAAAAGAGCTGAAAGATGTGAAGTTGGAACGCGATATCC CTAAAAAAGGCGGTAAGCATCTTTTCCAAGAGCGACAGGTGATATACGGTTTCATTAAAGACCATAGAGGCAGATTCCCTGTTGGAAAGATGTGCAAATGCATGCGGGTGAGCAAGAATGCCTACTACACTTGGCTAAGGACAGGCCAGGGCTGCAGGCCCAATAGTGGCCTGGATGGCTTAAAAGAAAGGATCCGGGAAGTATACCATGGCAGTAACCGGATATATGGCAGTTCAAGAATCCAGAAAGTACTGGAAAGGCAGGGTGTGTTTTATAGCAGGTCCTACATTGCCCTTTTGATGAAAAAAATGGGGCTTAAAAGTATTTTAAGCAGGAAGTTCAGGGTGACCACGACCGATTCGGGGCATTCGTTCCCGATTGCAGAAAACCTACTGGGGAGGGACTTTACCAGCGATAGCCTCGGCGAGAAATGGGTATCGGACATCACATACATCAAAATAGGGAATGGCTGGAATTACCTGACAACAATATTGGATTTGGCGGACAGAAAAGTGCTTTCATGGGTCTTAAGCGAAGATATGACCGTAGAGAACACCGTTTACAAAGCATGGAGCCTGGCCAGAAAAAGAAGGGAAATAACGGACAACCATCTTTTCCATTCGGACCAAGGGAGCCAGTACGCCTGCCACAGAATGGTGTCCCTTTTTTACATGAGCCCTAAAATAACCCAGAGCATGAGCAGGAAGGGAAACTGCTGGGACAATGCCGTGGCGGAAAGCTTCTTTAAGACCATAAAATACGAATGCATCTATAGGCATAGCTTCAAATCGTACCTGCAGGCTTACCAAATTATTGAGAATTACATCCAATGGTACAACAACGTCAGGATACATTCAGCCTTGGACTTTAAAACACCAGCTGAAAAGGAGTTGGAACTAAAAATTAAAAAGATGTATAACGTAGCATAA
- a CDS encoding DUF6443 domain-containing protein: MKKLYPTLIVSFILLIFSFRGQTQNCYTVQLSTHELTLGYSPGQSSYVYVNFPGGGCFSPTVTVLNKPSWLTIDVFGTSIRVVSQSLSSGYREISMPVQVNGNTVSGFTVKQGNKPPPPPCSISSSPIDIAVPSVGETKTYPITLANCNNNIGYLNFRTTEDQPLPSWITATKASGNAWRVTTTQNTTSSTRSVIILVTSVVDGDNIQTSGRFVQPSCRPNQPSSPWVDTNNCGTTVLERGNPPPNTTWYWQSINNGTSKGSSAKNITVGSGTKYYLRAHNDLTGCWSESLSFVDYSVHKVPSPPIVSDGFRCGGAGPVTLGATPGANGNRVRWYSSATGGSPLYTGTGSYTTPSIPSTRTYYAESYNEGTGCKSPSREAVKATVYPVLEAGVLNGKGPLCYNGNPGTLTGSAPTGGNGSYSYQWQESTNGSNWSNIPGATGSTYAPGDLTSTMHYRQRVISCGQTDYTDGIEVRVYGNLDGGGIAGDVTVCSGESVALSSSTPASGGTGTYVYQWQVSTSSSTSGFSNVPGATSVSYAPGPVTSTRWYKRRATSCGQTDYSNKVKVTVTPKPIWYLDKDGDGYAASTTEQCSSPGAGYSTTVKPVGDCNDNDGSVHALSTWYADTDGDGYGDSGATQLACNEPTGHVSNDDDYDDSTELITNITPKNFYRDGDGDGFGDPNDSVYRSIRPTGYVEDNTDACPGIAGDNNGCPYQAATFSNENYVYTRSYQSKMQDSNGITSNSDVIESITYYDGLGRPMQQVGIKASPYIEGTGIRDIVTHIGYDGFGRQDKDWLPYMDTGTVGTYRSNDPEGATKAYYRTHYPGDVTLNQENPYSQKQFEPSPLNRVLKQAAPGAAWELGSGHEIGFGYDTNMNGEVRLFGVDFTGGDTERPVLVEGGTMHYGGGELYKSTTYDENHPGTTTKNHTTEEFTDKQGRVVLKRTYGPSDVNMDGTVAANEQEAMHDTYYVYDDYGNLTYVLPPKMNATTANISTISSSLASLGYQYKYDGRNRLVEKQIPGKGKESIVYNKLDQPIMTQDAVQGENNEWLFTLYDAFGRVAYTGRDLNNTLGREELQSLADAHTVQFVTQTASATTYAGTPVHYTKDAFPDSFDQVLTINYYGSYVDTDGITLPGDIYGEPTETGIGLKGLPTVSKVRVLGEDTWITTVTGYDDKGRAIYTEERNNYLGTTTIVESELDFVGKVQQRRTMHRKGSGTWVVTVDSFAYDHMGRLEDHFQCIGEGSGFDGCSDNADGESFTLSEAPVESWGKTAIEHITLTDGFHFVATSGRTFHGSIAQQGELIAHNDYDHLGQLKEKLVGNTKSEPLQTVKYEYNIRGWLKKINDPSNLGNSLFGFGIRYNDPIGGTALYNGNISQTQWGTKSTNSTGNPVSSRYTYSYDALNRITAAMDNTPNQNYSVSGIAYDQNGNITKLHRKGHINEAATAFGSMDNLTYAYDSGNRLSSVTDAVNTPALMKGEFKDGNKSGHDYDYDENGNMTEDRNKGITGIAYNHLNLPDKVSFGSGEITYIYDATGMKLRKEVSESGSVTSTTDYSGSYIYENSELQFFSHTEGYVDAEGTGYRYVYQYKDHLGNVRLSYQDADGNGSIATNEIVEESNYYPFGLEHKGYNNVVNGVENNYFNFNGKELDESLGLNVIEMDFRQYDPALGRFNVVDAMAEERNWLSPYNFVQNNPIMRVDPTGLLDDYGLDQDGNIELIKETDDKTDTLYSVTRGEDGELVKDDNGEVVRNDTNGDGEVADGDSVTVNKGILNKKKTNTVEASNGKEYTFDQFNITGDSQAQSLFEFVGANSNVEWSLTGVGSKNGAQGSNILTTSHIENSEIGGGYLFAYGYSIRFSNHSHPYSNNASRADRNFAKTVNAKFPNARTRILHKGSYTLYDEKGSIKPIQIKPAPIAPLKPFKN; the protein is encoded by the coding sequence ATGAAAAAGCTTTACCCTACCCTAATAGTTTCCTTTATTCTTTTGATTTTCAGTTTCCGTGGACAAACCCAGAACTGTTACACGGTACAGCTGAGCACCCATGAGTTGACCCTTGGCTATTCACCCGGTCAATCGTCCTATGTGTACGTGAACTTTCCCGGGGGTGGCTGTTTTTCCCCAACGGTAACGGTGCTTAACAAGCCAAGTTGGTTGACCATCGATGTGTTCGGTACTTCGATACGTGTTGTGAGCCAGTCCTTATCGAGCGGTTACCGTGAGATCTCGATGCCCGTCCAGGTGAACGGGAATACGGTGAGCGGTTTTACGGTAAAGCAGGGGAACAAGCCTCCTCCTCCTCCGTGTTCGATCTCCAGCAGCCCTATCGATATCGCTGTTCCCAGTGTAGGGGAGACGAAGACCTACCCGATCACCTTGGCCAATTGTAACAACAATATTGGTTATTTGAACTTTAGGACCACGGAAGACCAGCCGCTGCCCAGTTGGATAACGGCAACCAAGGCCTCCGGTAACGCCTGGAGGGTGACCACGACACAGAACACGACAAGCAGCACGCGCAGCGTGATCATTTTGGTCACGAGCGTAGTGGACGGTGACAATATCCAGACCAGCGGCCGCTTTGTACAGCCGAGCTGCCGTCCCAACCAGCCCTCGAGCCCATGGGTGGATACGAACAACTGCGGTACCACAGTACTGGAGCGTGGCAACCCGCCCCCCAATACCACCTGGTACTGGCAGTCCATCAACAACGGGACCAGCAAGGGCAGTTCGGCAAAGAACATAACGGTTGGTTCCGGTACAAAATATTACCTGCGTGCGCACAACGACCTTACGGGCTGTTGGAGCGAGTCGCTTTCCTTTGTCGACTATTCGGTGCACAAGGTCCCCTCGCCGCCTATCGTGAGCGACGGTTTCCGTTGCGGTGGTGCGGGCCCCGTAACGCTCGGCGCCACCCCTGGGGCCAATGGCAACAGGGTACGCTGGTACAGCAGTGCCACCGGTGGGTCTCCCCTTTACACGGGGACAGGAAGCTATACCACCCCCAGCATCCCCAGTACCAGGACGTACTATGCGGAGAGCTACAATGAGGGTACGGGGTGCAAGTCGCCATCAAGGGAAGCGGTCAAGGCCACGGTCTATCCGGTGTTGGAAGCTGGGGTGCTGAACGGCAAGGGCCCGCTGTGCTACAACGGGAACCCGGGCACCCTTACGGGCAGCGCCCCGACCGGGGGCAACGGGAGCTACAGTTACCAATGGCAGGAATCTACCAATGGCTCGAATTGGAGCAATATCCCCGGGGCCACGGGGAGCACCTATGCCCCAGGGGACCTGACCTCGACCATGCACTACCGCCAGCGGGTGATCTCCTGCGGGCAGACGGACTATACCGATGGCATAGAGGTAAGGGTCTACGGCAACCTTGACGGTGGAGGAATAGCAGGAGACGTTACGGTGTGTTCGGGCGAGAGCGTAGCGTTGTCCAGTTCCACCCCGGCATCGGGCGGTACCGGGACTTACGTTTACCAATGGCAAGTGTCCACCAGCAGTTCCACCAGTGGCTTCAGCAATGTCCCCGGTGCCACCTCTGTTTCGTACGCTCCCGGCCCAGTTACCAGTACGCGCTGGTACAAGCGCCGGGCGACCTCCTGCGGACAGACGGATTACAGCAATAAGGTAAAGGTAACGGTGACCCCGAAGCCCATCTGGTACCTCGACAAGGACGGTGACGGGTATGCGGCATCCACCACTGAGCAGTGCTCCAGCCCTGGAGCGGGGTACAGTACCACGGTAAAACCTGTTGGGGACTGTAACGACAACGACGGTTCGGTACATGCACTTTCCACCTGGTACGCCGACACCGATGGCGATGGCTATGGGGACAGCGGGGCGACACAATTGGCTTGCAACGAGCCCACGGGGCACGTGAGCAACGACGACGATTACGACGACAGTACGGAACTGATAACCAACATCACCCCGAAGAACTTTTACAGGGACGGCGATGGGGATGGCTTTGGCGACCCCAACGACAGTGTCTACCGCAGTATAAGGCCCACGGGCTATGTAGAGGACAACACCGATGCCTGTCCTGGTATTGCCGGAGACAACAACGGTTGCCCTTACCAGGCGGCCACCTTCAGCAACGAGAACTATGTATATACGCGCAGTTACCAGAGCAAGATGCAGGACAGCAACGGTATCACGTCCAACAGCGACGTTATCGAGAGCATCACCTATTACGATGGCCTCGGCCGTCCGATGCAACAGGTGGGGATCAAGGCCTCGCCCTATATAGAAGGGACCGGGATAAGGGATATAGTCACCCACATCGGTTACGACGGTTTTGGGCGCCAGGACAAGGACTGGCTCCCTTACATGGACACGGGGACGGTGGGCACCTACCGCTCCAACGACCCCGAGGGCGCCACAAAGGCCTACTACCGGACACATTACCCTGGGGATGTCACCTTAAACCAAGAAAACCCCTATTCACAGAAACAGTTCGAGCCCTCACCGCTGAACCGTGTGCTAAAGCAGGCGGCCCCCGGTGCTGCCTGGGAGCTTGGCAGCGGTCACGAGATCGGGTTCGGTTACGACACCAACATGAACGGGGAGGTCCGGCTTTTCGGTGTGGACTTTACCGGTGGAGATACCGAAAGGCCTGTACTGGTAGAGGGCGGCACCATGCACTATGGTGGCGGTGAGCTCTATAAGAGCACCACCTACGACGAGAACCACCCTGGGACTACAACGAAAAACCATACGACAGAAGAATTCACCGACAAGCAGGGGCGTGTGGTGCTCAAGCGCACCTACGGGCCCTCGGACGTGAACATGGACGGTACGGTGGCTGCCAACGAACAGGAGGCCATGCACGATACCTATTACGTGTACGACGACTACGGCAACCTAACCTATGTACTGCCGCCGAAGATGAATGCTACCACGGCAAACATTTCCACGATCAGTTCGAGCTTGGCGTCCCTTGGCTACCAGTACAAATATGACGGCAGGAACCGATTGGTGGAAAAGCAGATCCCGGGCAAGGGGAAGGAATCGATCGTCTACAACAAGCTGGACCAGCCGATCATGACCCAGGATGCCGTGCAGGGGGAGAACAATGAATGGCTGTTCACCCTTTATGATGCCTTCGGGCGTGTGGCCTACACGGGAAGGGACCTGAACAATACCCTTGGCAGGGAGGAACTGCAGTCGTTGGCGGATGCGCACACGGTGCAGTTCGTTACCCAAACGGCCTCGGCCACCACTTATGCGGGCACCCCGGTACATTATACCAAGGATGCGTTCCCGGACAGTTTTGACCAGGTGCTGACGATCAACTATTATGGCAGTTATGTGGATACCGATGGCATCACCTTGCCGGGGGACATTTACGGGGAGCCGACCGAAACGGGGATAGGCCTTAAAGGGCTTCCCACGGTAAGCAAGGTACGGGTACTGGGGGAGGACACCTGGATCACCACGGTCACCGGTTACGACGACAAGGGCAGGGCCATCTACACCGAGGAGAGGAACAATTACCTGGGCACGACGACGATAGTGGAGAGCGAGCTTGACTTTGTGGGGAAGGTGCAGCAGAGAAGGACCATGCACAGGAAGGGCAGCGGGACATGGGTGGTCACCGTGGACAGCTTTGCCTACGACCACATGGGAAGGTTAGAGGACCACTTCCAGTGCATCGGGGAGGGCAGTGGCTTTGACGGCTGCTCAGACAATGCCGATGGGGAGAGCTTTACCCTTAGTGAGGCGCCCGTTGAAAGCTGGGGGAAAACCGCCATCGAACATATCACCCTTACCGACGGGTTCCATTTTGTGGCCACCAGCGGAAGGACATTCCATGGCTCGATCGCACAACAGGGGGAACTGATCGCCCACAACGATTATGACCATCTCGGACAGCTTAAAGAAAAGCTGGTGGGGAATACCAAGAGCGAGCCGCTACAGACGGTAAAATACGAATATAACATCAGGGGCTGGTTAAAAAAGATCAACGACCCATCGAACCTTGGGAACAGCCTGTTCGGGTTCGGGATCAGGTACAATGACCCAATAGGGGGGACGGCCCTTTACAACGGGAACATCAGCCAGACGCAGTGGGGCACCAAAAGCACGAACTCGACGGGCAACCCGGTGAGCAGCCGGTATACCTATAGCTACGATGCCCTGAACAGGATCACCGCGGCAATGGACAATACACCAAATCAAAACTACAGTGTAAGCGGTATAGCCTACGACCAGAACGGGAACATTACCAAACTGCACCGTAAAGGGCACATCAATGAAGCGGCAACGGCCTTCGGAAGCATGGACAACCTTACCTATGCTTACGACAGTGGTAATAGGCTTAGTAGCGTTACCGATGCGGTAAATACCCCCGCTTTGATGAAAGGGGAGTTCAAGGATGGGAACAAGTCAGGTCATGATTACGATTATGATGAAAATGGGAACATGACCGAGGACAGGAACAAAGGCATCACGGGGATAGCCTACAACCATCTGAATTTACCGGACAAAGTGAGCTTTGGTTCGGGCGAAATTACCTATATTTACGATGCCACGGGGATGAAACTGCGAAAGGAGGTCTCTGAGTCAGGTTCTGTGACATCGACAACGGATTATTCCGGCAGCTATATCTATGAGAACAGCGAACTACAGTTCTTCAGCCATACCGAGGGGTATGTGGATGCCGAAGGAACAGGGTACAGATATGTATACCAGTACAAGGACCACTTGGGGAACGTAAGGCTGTCCTACCAGGATGCGGACGGCAATGGGAGTATTGCCACCAATGAGATCGTGGAGGAGAGCAATTATTACCCCTTCGGACTTGAACATAAAGGATACAATAATGTTGTGAATGGCGTTGAAAACAACTATTTCAACTTTAACGGCAAAGAACTTGATGAAAGTCTTGGTTTAAATGTTATAGAAATGGACTTTCGACAATACGACCCAGCTTTGGGAAGATTTAATGTTGTTGATGCTATGGCTGAAGAAAGAAATTGGTTGAGTCCTTATAATTTTGTTCAGAATAATCCAATAATGAGAGTCGACCCTACAGGTTTGTTAGATGACTACGGTTTAGACCAAGATGGAAATATCGAGTTAATTAAAGAAACAGACGATAAAACCGACACTCTTTATTCAGTAACAAGAGGAGAAGATGGAGAGTTGGTAAAAGATGATAATGGAGAAGTTGTTAGAAATGACACTAATGGAGATGGTGAAGTTGCAGATGGTGATTCTGTAACTGTCAACAAAGGTATACTGAATAAGAAAAAGACAAATACAGTAGAAGCCAGTAACGGTAAAGAGTATACTTTTGACCAATTTAACATTACTGGAGATAGTCAGGCACAAAGTTTGTTTGAGTTTGTTGGAGCTAATTCAAATGTAGAATGGTCTTTAACAGGTGTAGGTAGTAAAAATGGTGCTCAAGGCAGCAATATATTAACTACTTCTCATATTGAAAATTCAGAGATAGGCGGCGGTTATTTATTTGCATACGGATATTCAATTAGGTTTAGTAATCATAGTCATCCTTACAGTAATAATGCTTCAAGAGCTGACAGAAATTTTGCAAAAACTGTTAATGCGAAATTCCCTAATGCAAGAACAAGAATATTACACAAGGGAAGCTATACTTTGTATGATGAAAAAGGTTCTATAAAACCAATACAAATTAAGCCTGCACCTATAGCACCGCTTAAACCATTTAAGAATTAA
- a CDS encoding helix-turn-helix domain-containing protein — MSLADNIKKLREDKELRQKEVANALDIGYSNYNKIENGNREISVKELQRLAEFYNITVDQVINLNDSLPKEVVIEDKQAQEQLRLISELDTDDRAIIFKMIDKMLTSKKFKDFFSKNVASL; from the coding sequence ATGAGTTTAGCTGATAACATTAAAAAATTAAGAGAAGATAAAGAGCTTCGACAAAAGGAAGTTGCCAACGCTCTTGATATTGGTTATTCCAACTACAATAAAATTGAGAATGGTAATCGTGAGATTTCCGTAAAAGAGTTACAGCGACTTGCAGAGTTTTATAATATTACGGTTGACCAAGTGATTAACCTCAATGATAGTCTGCCCAAAGAAGTTGTTATTGAAGATAAACAGGCACAGGAACAACTACGTTTGATTTCCGAGCTTGATACAGATGATAGAGCCATTATCTTTAAGATGATTGATAAAATGCTGACTTCTAAAAAGTTCAAGGATTTCTTTTCCAAAAATGTAGCTTCACTTTAG